Proteins from one Mesoplodon densirostris isolate mMesDen1 chromosome 1, mMesDen1 primary haplotype, whole genome shotgun sequence genomic window:
- the LOC132487801 gene encoding small ribosomal subunit protein eS21-like: MQSDASEFVDLYMLRKCSTSNRVIGAKDHVSIQMKVAEVDKVTGRFNGQFKTYAICGTIRKMGESDDSILRLAKANGIVSKNFYLERKLDVECLS; encoded by the coding sequence ATGCAGAGCGATGCCAGCGAGTTCGTGGACCTGTACATGCTGCGGAAATGCTCCACCAGCAACCGCGTCATCGGCGCCAAGGACCATGTGTCCATCCAGATGAAAGTGGCCGAGGTTGACAAGGTGACAGGCAGGTTCAACGGCCAGTTTAAAACCTACGCTATCTGCGGGACCATTCGCAAGATGGGTGAGTCAGATGACTCCATTCTCCGACTGGCCAAGGCAAACGGCATCGTCTCAAAGAACTTCTACCTAGAGAGGAAGCTGGATGTGGAATGTTTGTCATAA